The proteins below come from a single Prochlorococcus marinus str. MIT 9215 genomic window:
- the gap gene encoding type I glyceraldehyde-3-phosphate dehydrogenase: MTLRVAINGFGRIGRNFMRCWLSRGAYTNIEVVGINVTSDPKTNAHLLKYDSVLGKLDGVDIQYTDDSFVINNKTIKCFSDRNPLNLPWKDWGVDLVIESTGVFNTDVGASKHLEVGAKKVILTAPGKGDGVGTYVVGVNADTYKHKDYDILSNASCTTNCLAPVVKILDQTFGINKGLMTTIHSYTGDQRILDNSHRDLRRARAAATNIVPTSTGAAKAVALVYPEMKGKLTGIAMRVPTPNVSAVDFVFESSKSVTTEEVNHALKEASLGSMKGIIKYGDEPLVSSDYAGTDESSIVDSDLTMCIGDNLVKVLAWYDNEWGYSQRVVDLAEVVAKNWE; the protein is encoded by the coding sequence ATGACTTTGCGTGTTGCAATTAACGGCTTTGGAAGAATAGGTCGAAATTTTATGCGTTGTTGGCTTAGTAGAGGGGCTTACACCAATATTGAAGTAGTTGGAATTAATGTCACCTCTGATCCCAAGACTAATGCTCATTTATTAAAGTACGATTCAGTCCTTGGTAAACTTGATGGTGTTGATATTCAATATACTGATGATAGTTTTGTAATTAATAACAAGACAATTAAGTGTTTCTCTGATCGAAACCCACTTAATCTTCCTTGGAAAGACTGGGGTGTAGACTTAGTTATTGAATCTACTGGAGTTTTTAATACAGATGTAGGTGCAAGTAAGCACTTAGAGGTCGGAGCAAAAAAAGTTATCTTAACTGCACCTGGTAAAGGTGATGGTGTTGGTACTTATGTCGTTGGAGTTAATGCTGATACATATAAACACAAAGATTATGATATTTTAAGTAATGCTAGTTGTACAACAAATTGTTTAGCTCCAGTAGTTAAAATTTTAGACCAAACTTTTGGTATTAACAAAGGTTTGATGACTACAATTCATAGTTATACAGGCGATCAAAGAATTTTAGATAATAGTCATAGAGATTTAAGAAGGGCTAGAGCCGCAGCCACAAATATTGTTCCTACTTCTACAGGTGCTGCAAAAGCAGTAGCACTTGTATACCCAGAAATGAAAGGTAAATTAACAGGAATTGCAATGAGAGTTCCAACTCCTAACGTTTCAGCAGTAGATTTCGTTTTTGAATCTTCTAAATCTGTCACAACCGAAGAAGTCAATCATGCTCTTAAGGAAGCATCTCTAGGCTCAATGAAGGGCATTATTAAGTATGGTGATGAACCATTAGTGTCAAGCGATTATGCAGGTACCGATGAATCATCTATTGTAGATAGTGATCTCACTATGTGTATCGGAGATAATCTTGTAAAAGTTCTTGCATGGTATGACAATGAGTGGGGTTATAGTCAGAGAGTTGTAGATTTAGCAGAGGTTGTTGCTAAAAATTGGGAATGA
- the thiL gene encoding thiamine-phosphate kinase produces the protein MHKEILEDIGEKELINRLGKFMPKNQVSDDCALIKTKNENLLVNTDSLVENVHFNNITICPKDLGWKAVVSNISDLLSSGSRKTIGITISLVLPPRTEWIWIEELYKGINKALKEYGGKILGGDCCKGDDIIISITAFGIQGELELRRNACKPGDIILTTGIHGLSKLGFLIKNKTNFNNEFSLNEKLISKSIEHFCRPKVYPNFLNDLLKTRSNKKINRIGCTDSSDGLFQALQDLAIASNCKAIINYEKIPKDKNWPKGNKWDEYYFFGGEDYELVFSLPKKWANKLCKLDKDIKKIGCFVDGEPSIEFKDNKKNKLFNNTPFRHF, from the coding sequence ATGCATAAAGAAATATTAGAAGATATTGGGGAAAAAGAATTAATAAATAGGCTAGGAAAATTTATGCCTAAAAATCAAGTTTCAGATGATTGCGCTTTAATCAAAACTAAAAATGAAAATTTACTTGTTAATACTGATTCTTTGGTAGAAAATGTTCATTTCAATAACATTACTATTTGCCCTAAAGACCTTGGATGGAAAGCAGTTGTTAGCAATATCTCTGACTTATTATCGAGTGGAAGCAGGAAAACTATAGGTATTACAATAAGCTTGGTTCTACCTCCCAGAACAGAGTGGATTTGGATTGAAGAATTATACAAAGGAATAAATAAAGCATTAAAAGAATATGGAGGTAAAATTCTTGGAGGAGATTGCTGTAAGGGGGATGACATAATCATTTCAATTACGGCCTTTGGAATTCAAGGTGAACTTGAATTACGAAGAAACGCATGTAAACCAGGAGATATCATCTTAACTACAGGAATTCATGGTCTTAGCAAACTAGGATTTTTGATAAAAAATAAAACTAATTTCAATAATGAATTTTCTCTCAATGAAAAATTAATCAGTAAGTCAATTGAACATTTTTGTCGCCCAAAAGTTTACCCAAATTTTTTAAATGATCTCCTCAAAACACGCTCCAACAAAAAAATAAACAGAATAGGATGTACTGATAGTAGCGATGGTCTATTTCAAGCCTTACAAGATTTAGCAATAGCTAGCAACTGTAAAGCAATTATAAATTATGAAAAAATACCTAAAGACAAAAATTGGCCTAAAGGAAATAAATGGGACGAATATTATTTTTTTGGAGGTGAAGATTACGAATTAGTTTTCTCATTACCAAAAAAATGGGCAAATAAATTATGTAAACTTGATAAAGACATTAAAAAGATTGGTTGTTTTGTTGATGGTGAACCATCAATTGAATTTAAAGATAATAAAAAAAACAAATTATTTAATAACACACCTTTCAGACACTTTTAA
- a CDS encoding peptidylprolyl isomerase: protein MQKFLSNQNKLFLILSIVILHIFLSKPIQVLADLPTGNAVKDPNAILRNALPIKQVELQEIQHKLEETSDLVRGSRWPALTKTVTKCQSLLKKYQNKIIQELPKDKKKIAEKTFLELKENFDSLQDYSKSKDKYSFIATRRDALDKIGGIEEYFLPNEFPYSIPEEFDNLPRLLGRATVNIKTSKGDMQAIVDGFNAPLTAGAFIDLSSKKFYKDLPINRAEEFFVLQTGDPIGADIGYIDPETNEERHVPLEIRIPDEKNTFYNQTFEDLGLYTETPTLPFATLGTLGWSHSNSAVDDGSSQFFFFLYEAELNPAGRNLIDGRNAAFGYVVNGFDVLEELTKDDTIISIDVLEGIENLKSNA, encoded by the coding sequence ATGCAAAAATTCTTATCAAATCAGAACAAACTTTTCTTAATCTTATCAATTGTTATTTTACATATTTTTCTCTCTAAACCGATTCAAGTACTAGCCGATTTACCTACTGGAAATGCAGTAAAAGACCCTAATGCAATCCTCAGAAATGCACTCCCTATCAAGCAAGTTGAGTTGCAAGAAATTCAACACAAATTGGAAGAAACTAGTGACCTTGTAAGAGGAAGCAGATGGCCCGCCCTAACAAAAACTGTTACAAAATGTCAATCTTTACTAAAAAAATACCAAAATAAAATTATTCAAGAATTACCAAAAGATAAAAAGAAAATTGCTGAAAAGACATTTTTAGAGCTCAAAGAAAATTTTGATAGCCTTCAAGATTACTCTAAATCAAAAGATAAATACTCATTCATAGCGACCCGAAGAGATGCTTTAGATAAAATAGGTGGAATAGAAGAATATTTTCTACCAAATGAATTTCCATACTCTATTCCCGAGGAATTTGATAATTTACCAAGATTACTTGGCAGAGCAACAGTCAATATCAAAACCTCCAAAGGAGATATGCAAGCTATTGTGGACGGATTTAACGCTCCACTTACAGCTGGAGCATTTATAGATTTATCTTCAAAAAAGTTCTACAAAGATTTACCTATTAACAGAGCAGAAGAATTTTTCGTACTTCAAACAGGGGATCCAATAGGTGCAGATATTGGTTACATAGATCCTGAAACAAACGAAGAACGTCACGTTCCGCTAGAAATTAGAATTCCTGATGAAAAAAATACTTTTTATAATCAAACTTTTGAAGATTTAGGTCTTTACACAGAGACGCCAACATTACCTTTTGCAACACTTGGAACTCTAGGATGGTCCCATTCGAATTCCGCAGTTGATGATGGCTCATCGCAATTTTTCTTCTTTTTATACGAAGCAGAATTAAATCCAGCAGGTCGCAATTTGATTGATGGGAGGAACGCTGCCTTTGGATACGTAGTGAATGGATTTGATGTATTAGAAGAGCTTACTAAAGATGACACAATAATTTCGATTGATGTTTTAGAAGGGATTGAAAACCTCAAATCAAATGCATAA
- the efp gene encoding elongation factor P, with protein MISSNDFRTGTTIELDGQVWRVVEFLHVKPGKGSAFVRTKLKSVQSGNVVEKTFRAGESVQQAILEKSNLQHTYVESGDYVFMDMSSFEETRLTSEQIGRGAKYLKEGMEVNVIFHNGKVLEVELPISITLKVTETDPGVKGDTASGGTKPAILETGAQVMVPLFISVGEMIKVDTRNDSYLGREN; from the coding sequence ATGATTTCCAGTAACGATTTTCGCACAGGAACCACCATCGAATTGGATGGACAAGTTTGGCGTGTTGTAGAATTTCTACATGTCAAGCCTGGTAAGGGTTCTGCTTTCGTGCGAACAAAATTAAAATCAGTTCAAAGCGGCAACGTGGTTGAAAAAACTTTTCGAGCCGGAGAATCAGTACAGCAGGCTATCCTTGAGAAGTCTAACCTGCAACATACTTATGTGGAGTCTGGCGATTATGTTTTTATGGATATGTCAAGTTTTGAAGAGACAAGACTCACCTCTGAACAAATTGGTAGAGGAGCAAAGTATTTGAAAGAGGGAATGGAAGTTAATGTAATTTTCCATAATGGTAAAGTTTTAGAAGTAGAGCTTCCAATATCAATTACTTTGAAAGTTACAGAGACTGATCCTGGAGTTAAAGGTGATACTGCTAGTGGGGGCACGAAACCAGCTATTCTAGAAACAGGTGCTCAAGTTATGGTTCCTTTATTTATTTCTGTGGGAGAAATGATTAAAGTTGATACTCGTAATGATAGTTATCTTGGACGTGAAAATTAA
- the accB gene encoding acetyl-CoA carboxylase biotin carboxyl carrier protein → MAMKLDHEDLNRLIEKISSSDIQEFLLEGEDFKLEIKRNLFHQNQVINNLDSNTSFEEQTNANQKTISDNIPVVNEPEAPQVAPPGRSDLTEIISPMVGTFYRAAAPGEEPFVEVGNNVKVGQTICILEAMKLMNEIESEFNAEIVEILVENGTPVEFGQVLMRVKQS, encoded by the coding sequence ATGGCTATGAAATTAGATCATGAAGACTTAAATCGCTTAATAGAGAAAATCTCTTCAAGTGATATACAAGAGTTCTTGTTAGAGGGAGAAGATTTTAAACTCGAAATAAAAAGGAATTTATTTCATCAGAACCAAGTTATTAATAATTTAGATTCTAATACTTCATTTGAAGAACAAACAAATGCTAATCAAAAAACTATTAGTGATAATATTCCTGTGGTTAATGAGCCTGAAGCGCCTCAGGTAGCACCTCCAGGGCGCTCTGACCTAACTGAAATTATCTCACCCATGGTGGGTACATTTTATAGGGCTGCAGCGCCTGGTGAGGAGCCATTTGTCGAAGTAGGAAATAATGTTAAGGTTGGTCAAACTATTTGTATTTTGGAAGCAATGAAGTTAATGAATGAAATTGAATCCGAATTTAATGCTGAAATAGTAGAGATTCTCGTTGAAAATGGGACTCCAGTGGAATTTGGTCAAGTTTTAATGCGTGTTAAGCAGTCTTGA
- the pdxA gene encoding 4-hydroxythreonine-4-phosphate dehydrogenase PdxA encodes MNYQNINKKLKIVISVGDESGIGPEIILKALCSHEIPKNIDFILVGSKKNLIYTYRHLKSLGLKNLANPKNLKIHDLAISLSDNDTKSSYGNSSFYYLTKAIEIVKQYPNSALVTGPICKKSWSLAGHYFSGQTEVLAKSCGVRKVGMLFTAKSPITGWRFNTLLATTHIALCEVPKQLTAELIHSKLDLFKDFCNTFSDKPILKVAGLNPHAGEEGILGHEEKDWLNDALITWNKKNRDINLLGPLSPDSCWNSSVKAWNDKKAEKHDGILAMYHDQGLIPMKVIALHYSVNTTIGLPFIRTSPDHGTGFDIAGKGIAQSQSMIEAIKTAIEMTNNSRLLNTH; translated from the coding sequence ATGAATTATCAGAATATAAATAAAAAATTGAAGATAGTAATAAGCGTCGGAGATGAGTCAGGTATTGGACCTGAAATAATCTTAAAAGCACTTTGTTCTCATGAGATACCAAAAAATATTGACTTCATATTAGTTGGATCAAAAAAAAATCTAATTTATACGTATAGACATCTTAAATCCTTAGGATTAAAAAACCTTGCAAATCCTAAAAATTTAAAGATACATGATCTCGCAATATCTTTATCAGACAATGACACTAAATCAAGTTATGGTAATTCAAGTTTTTATTACCTAACAAAAGCAATTGAAATTGTAAAACAATATCCGAATTCAGCTCTTGTAACTGGACCAATTTGCAAGAAATCATGGTCCTTAGCAGGTCATTACTTCTCTGGTCAAACCGAAGTATTGGCAAAATCGTGTGGTGTAAGAAAAGTTGGAATGTTATTCACAGCCAAATCACCAATTACAGGTTGGAGATTTAATACTTTACTAGCTACAACCCACATAGCACTTTGTGAGGTTCCCAAGCAATTAACTGCAGAATTAATTCACTCCAAATTAGATCTTTTCAAAGATTTTTGCAATACCTTTTCTGATAAACCTATTTTAAAAGTAGCAGGATTAAACCCTCATGCCGGCGAAGAAGGAATTTTAGGTCATGAAGAAAAAGATTGGCTCAATGATGCATTAATTACGTGGAATAAGAAGAATAGAGATATTAATTTATTAGGCCCTTTATCACCAGATAGCTGCTGGAATTCTTCCGTAAAAGCATGGAATGACAAAAAAGCTGAAAAGCATGATGGCATTCTTGCTATGTATCATGATCAAGGTTTAATTCCAATGAAAGTAATAGCCCTTCATTACTCAGTCAATACCACAATCGGTTTACCTTTTATAAGAACATCTCCGGATCATGGAACAGGATTTGATATTGCTGGCAAAGGAATTGCCCAATCTCAGAGCATGATTGAGGCTATAAAAACTGCTATAGAAATGACTAACAATTCAAGACTGCTTAACACGCATTAA
- a CDS encoding oxidoreductase produces MKSPASTLSNRNKFLILGCGFSGSFFAKTIRQLGCTALTSSRSEKKDPYSFVFNSDSDVVPHKKIFDGVTHILSCIPPDKNGNDPVLKCLKNRLKSLSLEWVGYLSTTGVYGHTKGDWVSEIDEPNPLQKRSHKRLNCEKEWIDSGLPVQIFRLPGIYGPGRSTFEAIKNKKIRVISKKNQVFSRIHVADITNAIIYLLQNKNSLKFYQIINIADDKPCSQIEVIQYCYDLLGLTMPKPILFEDAKEELSPIAQSFWMENRKVSNKLLCQTLGYKLIYKNYKKGLKNCYQNI; encoded by the coding sequence ATGAAGAGTCCCGCAAGTACACTTAGTAATAGAAACAAATTTTTAATCTTGGGATGTGGTTTCAGCGGAAGTTTCTTTGCAAAAACAATAAGGCAATTAGGTTGTACTGCTTTAACAAGTTCGAGATCTGAAAAAAAAGATCCATATAGCTTTGTGTTCAACAGCGACAGCGACGTGGTTCCTCATAAAAAAATTTTTGATGGTGTCACACATATTCTCAGTTGTATACCGCCCGACAAAAATGGAAATGATCCAGTATTAAAATGTCTTAAAAATAGACTCAAAAGTTTGTCCCTTGAATGGGTTGGCTATTTATCTACAACAGGTGTTTATGGTCACACCAAAGGTGATTGGGTTTCTGAAATTGACGAACCGAACCCTCTTCAAAAAAGAAGTCATAAAAGATTAAATTGTGAAAAAGAATGGATTGACTCAGGTTTACCTGTACAAATTTTTAGATTACCCGGTATTTATGGGCCTGGAAGATCCACTTTTGAAGCAATAAAAAATAAAAAAATTCGCGTTATATCTAAAAAAAATCAGGTATTTTCAAGAATTCATGTTGCTGATATAACGAATGCAATAATATATCTATTACAAAATAAAAATTCCCTTAAGTTTTACCAAATTATTAATATTGCAGATGATAAACCCTGTTCTCAGATAGAAGTTATTCAATATTGCTACGATTTACTTGGTTTAACAATGCCAAAGCCAATATTATTTGAGGATGCAAAAGAGGAATTATCCCCTATCGCACAATCTTTTTGGATGGAAAATAGAAAAGTTTCTAATAAACTTTTATGCCAAACACTCGGATATAAACTAATTTATAAAAATTATAAAAAAGGCTTAAAAAATTGCTATCAGAATATTTAA
- a CDS encoding HNH endonuclease: MHINDAVFLEDLCPKFKLRQWRKSIHRFTGKSCIYCGKPSESIDHVLPRCQGGLSTTENCVPACLSCNGDKSDENALYWYRKQKFYDPRRAMAIRAWLEGDLRLAIRLLQWANPNVRVKQNYEKDKSDYKAA; encoded by the coding sequence ATGCATATAAACGATGCGGTGTTTTTAGAGGATTTATGCCCTAAGTTCAAATTGAGACAATGGCGAAAATCTATTCATAGATTTACAGGAAAAAGTTGCATATATTGCGGAAAACCTTCTGAATCAATTGATCATGTGTTACCGCGTTGCCAAGGCGGTTTAAGTACAACAGAAAACTGTGTCCCTGCATGTCTTTCCTGCAATGGAGATAAATCAGACGAAAATGCTTTGTATTGGTATAGAAAACAAAAATTTTATGACCCACGAAGAGCAATGGCTATAAGAGCGTGGTTAGAGGGAGATTTGAGATTAGCTATACGATTACTGCAATGGGCTAATCCTAATGTTAGGGTAAAACAAAATTACGAAAAAGATAAATCAGATTATAAAGCTGCTTAA
- a CDS encoding DUF6554 family protein gives MKRLKQKKIVLTLGLLTPLVLTTSKINAGSFGAEIFCTMREGGNDHESSWDAAYTYIKKQKGGFFKVSPKQAAAQITESVIRDRETFSYCVEYLDNLHPNRKLIRDLKKEEERKEKEAQEKEKKRKKLEKELEEANEDFSEESIDRYSY, from the coding sequence ATGAAAAGATTGAAACAGAAAAAAATAGTATTAACTTTAGGATTATTAACTCCTCTTGTCCTTACCACTTCAAAAATAAATGCAGGTTCATTTGGAGCAGAAATTTTCTGTACTATGAGAGAAGGTGGCAATGATCATGAAAGTAGTTGGGATGCGGCATATACATATATCAAAAAGCAAAAAGGAGGATTTTTTAAGGTCTCACCTAAACAAGCAGCCGCACAAATTACTGAGTCAGTCATAAGAGATAGAGAAACCTTCAGCTATTGCGTTGAATACTTAGATAATCTTCATCCAAATAGGAAACTAATAAGAGATTTAAAAAAAGAAGAAGAAAGAAAAGAAAAAGAAGCTCAAGAAAAAGAAAAGAAGAGAAAAAAATTAGAAAAAGAATTAGAAGAAGCGAACGAAGATTTTTCTGAAGAAAGCATTGATCGATATAGTTATTAA
- a CDS encoding AbrB family transcriptional regulator, with product MPYINLIYYLIAGGILGALALKTGIPAAPIAGALIGASTLSISGKVDVAEWPIGTRTILEIGIGTVIGTSLTKDLLVDIQSLWKPAILITFTLVITGLAIGLWTSRLLKIDIITTILGAAPGGISGMSLVGSEYGVGAAVATLHAVRLITVLLILPIVVKCLNLFGVIKS from the coding sequence ATGCCTTACATAAATTTAATCTATTATCTAATTGCAGGTGGTATTCTTGGAGCTTTAGCTCTAAAAACAGGTATTCCTGCAGCTCCTATTGCAGGGGCTTTAATAGGAGCAAGCACACTTAGCATCAGTGGCAAAGTCGACGTAGCAGAGTGGCCGATTGGCACAAGAACAATTTTGGAAATCGGAATTGGAACAGTCATTGGCACATCATTAACAAAAGACTTATTAGTTGATATTCAAAGCTTATGGAAGCCAGCTATATTAATAACTTTTACTTTAGTTATTACAGGATTAGCAATTGGATTATGGACAAGCAGATTACTTAAAATAGATATAATAACTACAATCCTAGGGGCTGCACCAGGAGGAATTAGCGGAATGAGTCTTGTAGGTTCCGAATACGGAGTAGGAGCTGCAGTAGCAACTTTACACGCTGTAAGACTGATTACTGTGCTTTTAATCCTTCCAATAGTAGTGAAATGCTTGAATCTATTTGGAGTAATTAAATCTTAA
- a CDS encoding pyridoxal-phosphate-dependent aminotransferase family protein — MIPGPTPVPEKVLQALSKHPIGHRSKEFQDLVESTTKNLQWLHQTQNDVLTITGSGTAAMEAGIINTLSKGDKVICGENGKFGERWIKVAKEFGLEVIKIDSEWGTPLNPEEFKKVLEEDKQKEIKAVILTHSETSTGVVNDLETISSYIRSHSRALSIIDCVTSIGACNVPVDEWELDIVASGSQKGYMIPPGLSFISMSQKAWEASEKSNLPKFYLNLKSYRKSLLSNSNPYTPAVNLVFALDEALKMMREEGLDKIFLRHNKHKLAMSNAIKALNLELFADEKYLSPSITAIKTGEMDAEEFRKTIKNKFDILLAGGQDHLKGKIFRVGHLGYINDRDIISVISAISTTLLEIGKITAQQAGEALVVASRYLEGK; from the coding sequence ATGATTCCTGGACCCACACCAGTTCCAGAAAAAGTTTTACAGGCATTAAGTAAGCATCCCATAGGCCATCGCAGTAAAGAATTCCAAGATCTCGTAGAAAGTACTACTAAAAATTTACAGTGGCTTCATCAAACTCAAAATGATGTTCTAACAATCACTGGTAGTGGCACTGCGGCAATGGAGGCTGGAATAATAAATACCTTAAGTAAGGGAGATAAAGTAATTTGTGGAGAAAATGGAAAATTTGGCGAAAGATGGATAAAAGTTGCTAAAGAATTTGGACTAGAAGTAATAAAAATTGATTCCGAATGGGGCACGCCACTGAATCCAGAAGAATTCAAAAAGGTATTAGAGGAAGATAAACAAAAAGAAATAAAAGCGGTTATTTTGACTCATTCTGAAACCTCAACGGGTGTAGTTAATGATCTAGAAACTATAAGTTCATATATTCGCTCTCACAGCAGAGCTTTATCAATTATTGACTGCGTTACAAGTATTGGAGCATGCAATGTACCAGTTGATGAATGGGAATTAGATATCGTTGCTTCAGGATCGCAAAAGGGTTATATGATACCGCCAGGTCTTAGTTTTATATCAATGAGTCAAAAAGCATGGGAGGCTTCAGAAAAATCAAATTTACCAAAATTCTATTTGAATTTGAAATCCTACAGAAAAAGTCTTTTAAGTAATAGTAATCCATATACTCCAGCAGTTAATTTGGTTTTTGCTTTAGATGAAGCTTTAAAAATGATGAGAGAAGAAGGCTTAGATAAAATTTTCCTCAGACACAATAAACATAAATTAGCAATGAGCAATGCCATAAAAGCTTTAAATCTTGAATTATTTGCAGATGAAAAATATTTAAGTCCATCAATTACTGCAATCAAAACTGGAGAAATGGATGCTGAAGAATTTAGAAAGACGATAAAAAATAAATTTGATATTTTACTTGCTGGTGGACAAGATCACTTGAAAGGAAAAATATTTCGAGTCGGACATTTAGGCTACATAAACGACAGAGATATAATTTCAGTGATTTCTGCTATAAGTACTACACTGCTCGAAATTGGTAAAATCACAGCCCAACAAGCTGGTGAAGCATTAGTTGTAGCATCAAGATATCTTGAAGGAAAGTAA
- the cbiD gene encoding cobalt-precorrin-5B (C(1))-methyltransferase CbiD: MKKGFSLPLWVAGAARSALKKLVGLSFENYELIKIPYEKKEIKIEIHSVGLLKNDSHALGITFAKSGLDLDITQNLEIWTIASLEKISFENSLQRVPINIIAGSGVGIKEDTSEICISNFAKEVLYENLLDIIPEGFNLKLEIIFPNGAFLAERTSNQSFGIVDGLSIIGTSAETYSSASPDQLEEAKNNLAKLIQNDFKGEVVFVIGENGLNLLKTHNVNLPIIKIGNWIGPLLVDAAIKKVKTVILFGYHGKLIKLAGGIFHTHNHLADGRIEILVYLAVQENVPFEIIVKLSKLDNIENALLFLEKFNQSTADKLFKRLSNTIEKRSFAYVNRYVKTDMEIASIIFDRKRKIRWAGIYGKKYISYFQ, translated from the coding sequence TTGAAAAAAGGATTTTCTTTACCTTTATGGGTTGCCGGAGCTGCTAGGTCAGCATTAAAAAAACTAGTAGGGTTATCATTTGAGAATTATGAACTAATAAAAATTCCTTATGAAAAAAAGGAAATAAAAATTGAGATTCATTCTGTAGGTTTACTTAAAAATGACTCGCATGCATTAGGAATTACCTTTGCAAAGTCTGGATTAGATCTTGATATTACACAAAACTTAGAAATATGGACAATAGCTTCTTTAGAAAAAATTTCTTTTGAGAATTCTCTTCAAAGAGTTCCAATAAATATTATTGCAGGATCTGGTGTAGGCATAAAAGAAGATACATCAGAAATATGCATTTCTAATTTTGCAAAAGAAGTTTTATACGAAAATTTATTAGATATTATCCCTGAGGGATTTAATTTGAAATTAGAAATAATTTTTCCAAATGGGGCGTTTTTAGCTGAAAGAACTAGTAATCAGTCATTTGGTATTGTTGATGGATTATCTATTATTGGCACTTCTGCTGAAACTTATTCGAGTGCTTCACCTGATCAATTAGAAGAGGCTAAAAATAATTTAGCAAAGTTAATTCAAAATGATTTTAAAGGGGAAGTTGTTTTTGTTATTGGTGAAAATGGGTTAAATTTGCTTAAAACTCATAATGTTAATTTGCCAATCATCAAAATTGGAAATTGGATAGGACCGTTATTAGTTGATGCTGCAATAAAAAAAGTTAAAACTGTAATTCTCTTTGGTTATCATGGGAAATTAATTAAATTAGCAGGCGGTATTTTTCATACACATAATCATTTAGCTGACGGAAGAATTGAGATTCTTGTTTATTTAGCAGTTCAAGAAAATGTGCCATTTGAAATAATAGTTAAATTATCTAAGTTAGATAATATTGAGAATGCATTACTATTTCTTGAAAAATTTAATCAATCTACAGCGGACAAATTATTCAAGCGTTTATCAAATACGATCGAAAAGCGTTCTTTTGCTTATGTAAATAGGTATGTAAAAACTGATATGGAAATCGCTTCAATCATTTTTGATAGAAAAAGGAAAATAAGGTGGGCTGGAATTTATGGAAAAAAGTATATTTCTTATTTTCAATGA